One region of Oreochromis aureus strain Israel breed Guangdong linkage group 19, ZZ_aureus, whole genome shotgun sequence genomic DNA includes:
- the arhgap11a gene encoding rho GTPase-activating protein 11A isoform X1 produces the protein MRVMEKNVMRLVAVQHLRSAYGIKTKNWNKNKAASCKSAASNSTKVFGMSLENLPYYNMECGSVPSFLVDACMRLLAHIDTEGLFRKSGSVVRLKALRAKLDAGEECLSTALPCDVAGLVKQFFRELPEPVLPTELQEAFLKAQQLPNEEERTSATMLLSCVLPDRNLCVLRYFFDFLYNVSKRSAENKMDSSNLSVILAPNLLHSGDGTEKMNANTEKRLKLQAAVARCFIENAHSFGVLPKFLQDKVPAMMGCEAGVLSPAHDEQEEPELNSGMKRKSRRSLGDVVNGALNKIKTNRTPTNVPHTDSLVFSSATPVISTPASKRKLPLESGSSFGFSNKKRRSVIKNLGIELLPNILFNGPSTPGSACSTSGVLDSSQNVLSSAGRSRRQPTTSARKKSRRLSSRHLINRVESGKAGCFSPKISKKEAPHKSLRLRFSLGGKSSKDAASESIGLRLAKQESDTSFRFTKETEFIPSVQPGKTESKSSKFISKSEDNLLTPRCDLNAHRSLWCAETPVGAQALSGGSFTDTPMNLCLKSSYMSEPAIVVSKPPAVSSLPMKLCCASSAESLESESSIPEAQRQTGPTLLKIKKAFSESGSDLQAVIQESCKASGARISKPSNVITAPPPETSTTKSLSVPSEAPSFCMRQSLLANEQNITFGQIEIAALSPLHIDSVILEAAESYSPVIQDEKVSLCAAPAGGNNSFTVGAGEREMEMNCSKLIDALDIQSPAHFRLGVPSGRQSTPYKPGLELRNEFVTLPKTDTVVSVLHDERELSSEIGTKVQKQPTFSPHSQEAERRRVADHIQHFNKLTIYSPTGSKSNRIKSPLKFHRTPVRQTVRRINSLMGESRKPVRNAGTIANQRGQVAKAVSLESGLSPHPKRPAHHGEHEVPCSHTCPLKKPPPVPPRKSSIKSCALGDVTNKVQSKTQVDCSTNEPSGAQKPLQQLAGKDMNYYRGSPRNPLNQGRLLSATKPVDL, from the exons ATGAGAGTCATGGAGAAAAATGTGATGCGTCTAGTGGCCGTGCAGCACCTCCGCTCAGCGTACGGGATTAAAACAAAGAActggaacaaaaacaaagcgGCCAGCTGCAAGTCAGCAGCCAGCAACTCG ACAAAGGTTTTTGGTATGTCCCTGGAGAATTTGCCATATTACAATATGGAATGTGGGAGTGTTCCAAG TTTTCTCGTTGACGCGTGCATGAGGCTGCTAGCACACATTGACACAGAGGGCCTGTTCAGAAAATCGGGCTCTGTTGTTCGTCTGAAAGCACTCAGG GCAAAATTGGATGCAGGTGAAGAGTGTCTATCTACTGCTCTTCCCTGCGATGTGGCGGGTCTGGTGAAGCAGTTTTTCCGTGAGTTACCGGAGCCCGTGCTTCCCACAGAGCTGCAGGAAGCCTTCCTCAAGGCTCAGCAGCTCCCAAATGAGGAGGAGAGGACCTCTGCCACCATGTTGCTGTCTTGTGTTTTGCCAGATAGGAACTTATGTGTGCTGCGTTATTTTTTTGACTTTCTTTACAATGTATCTAAAAG GAGTGCAGAGAATAAGATGGATAGCAGTAACTTGTCTGTAATCTTGGCACCCAACCTCCTTCACTCCGGTGATGGCACAGAGAAGATGAACGCCAACACTGAGAAACGCCTCAAACTGCAGGCTGCTGTAGCCCGGTGTTTCATAGAGAATGCTCACAGCTTTG GTGTGTTACCAAAGTTTCTTCAAGACAAAGTTCCTGCCATGATGGGCTGCGAGGCAGGGGTTCTGTCTCCTGCTCATGATGAACAAGAAGAGCCAGAGCTGAACTCAGGAATGAAGAGGAAAAGCAGGCGCAGCTTGGGGG ATGTGGTCAATGGTGCACTGAATAAGATAAAAACTAATAGAACACCCACAAATGTCCCCCACACAGACAGTCTTG TCTTTTCTTCTGCAACTCCTGTGATTTCAACACCAGCCTCCAAGCGAAAACTTCCTCTGGAGTCTGGCAGCTCTTTTGGCTTTTCAAACAAGAAACGTAGATCTGTCATAAAGAACCTTGGGATAGAATTGCTTCCTAATATTTTGTTCAACGGGCCCTCCACACCTGGATCAG CCTGCAGTACTTCGGGGGTGCTGGATTCTTCCCAAAATGTCCTGTCATCAGCAGGGAGGTCTAGAAGGCAACCGACCACATCTGCAAGGAAGAAGAGCCGACGACTCAGCAGCAGACACCTTATCAACAG AGTTGAGTCTGGAAAGGCCGGCTGCTTTTCTCctaaaataagcaaaaaagaAGCTCCACACAAGTCCCTGCGCTTGCGTTTTAGCCTCGGGGGGAAGAGCAGCAAAGACGCT GCTTCTGAGTCCATTGGCTTGCGACTTGCCAAACAGGAGAGCGACACCAGTTTCCGTTTCACCAAAGAGACAGAGTTCATTCCATCAGTTCAGCCTGGAAAAACTGAATCCAAGA GCTCCAAGTTCATTAGTAAGTCTGAAGACAACTTGCTGACGCCCAGATGTGACTTAAATGCCCACCGAAGCTTGTGGTGTGCAGAGACTCCTGTAGGAGCCCAGGCCTTGAGCGGCGGGTCTTTCACGGATACTCCCATGAACCTGTGCCTTAAAAGCAGCTACATGTCTGAGCCCGCCATCGTCGTGTCCAAGCCCCCAGCAGTAAGCAGCCTTCCCATGAAGTTGTGTTGTGCTTCCAGTGCAGAGAGCCTCGAGAGTGAGAGCTCAATCCCTGAAGCCCAGAGACAAACCGGTCCCACCCTGCTGAAAATCAAGAAGGCCTTCTCAGAGTCTGGAAGTGATCTCCAGGCTGTCATACAGGAGTCCTGCAAAGCCTCAGGAGCAAGGATTTCAAAACCATCCAACGTGATCACAGCCCCTCCTCCAGAGACTTCAACAACCAAATCTCTGTCTGTGCCAAGTGAAGCCCCCAGCTTCTGTATGCGGCAGAGCCTTCTGGCTAATGAACAGAACATTACTTTTGGCCAGATTGAAATTGCTGCTTTGTCTCCTTTGCATATTGATAGTGTAATTCTTGAGGCTGCTGAATCGTACAGCCCAGTCATCCAGGATGAGAAagtttctctctgtgctgcgccTGCTGGTGGGAATAACAGCTTCACAGTAGGAGCAGGAGAAAGGGAGATGGAGATGAACTGCAGCAAGTTGATTGATGCTCTGGATATCCAAAGTCCTGCTCACTTCAGACTAGGTGTCCCTTCCGGACGGCAGTCAACTCCATACAAACCAGGTCTTGAACTCCGAAATGAGTTTGTTACACTGCCTAAAACTGACACTGTAGTCAGTGTGTTACATGACGAGAGGGAACTTTCTTCAGAGATTGGTACCAAAGTCCAAAAACAACCAACCTTTTCACCACACAGTCAGGAGGCTGAAAGGCGTCGTGTGGCAGACCACATTCAGCACTTTAACAAGCTCACCATTTATTCTCCCACAGGCTCAAAGAGCAATCGGATCAAGTCACCGCTCAAATTCCACCGCACCCCTGTGCGTCAGACTGTTCGCAGGATCAACTCGCTGATGGGAGAGAGCAGGAAACCTGTTAGAAATGCAGGTACCATCGCCAACCAGCGTGGACAAGTAGCAAAGGCTGTGAGTCTAGAGAGTGGCCTTTCTCCTCACCCAAAACGTCCAGCTCACCATGGAGAACACGAGGTGCCATGCAGCCACACGTGCCCTTTAAAGAAACCCCCTCCAGTGCCTCCAAGAAAGTCAAGCATCAAGTCCTGTGCGCTGGGCGACGTGACCAACAAGGTCCAATCAAAGACCCAAGTGGACTGCTCTACCAATGAGCCATCAGGAGCTCAGAAGCCTCTGCAGCAGCTAGCCGGGAAGGACATGAACTATTACAGAGGTTCACCCAGAAACCCTCTCAACCAAGGAAGGCTGCTGTCTGCTACAAAGCCTGTCGATTTATAG
- the grem1b gene encoding gremlin-1, producing MANSTRIFYSMVFIIGLLSSPVDSKRNRGSQGAIPHPDKSNPNESEQQPQTPQAGSGSRQRPGSSSPADEVLESSQEALHVTERQYLKRDWCKTQPLKQTIHEEGCVSRTIINRFCYGQCNSFYIPRHIRREEGAFQSCSFCKPKRFTTMTFTLNCPDQQPPTKKKRIQRVKQCRCISIDLD from the coding sequence ATGGCCAACTCCACGCGTATCTTCTACAGTATGGTTTTCATCATTGGGCTGCTCTCCTCTCCGGTGGATTCAAAAAGAAACAGAGGTTCACAAGGCGCCATTCCTCATCCTGACAAAAGCAACCCAAACGAATCGGAGCAGCAACCGCAGACTCCGCAGGCGGGCTCGGGCTCCCGCCAGAGGCCGGGCTCATCCTCACCTGCCGACGAAGTGCTGGAGTCCAGCCAGGAAGCTCTACATGTGACGGAGCGCCAGTATTTGAAACGGGACTGGTGCAAAACACAACCGCTCAAACAGACCATCCACGAGGAGGGCTGCGTCAGCCGCACCATCATCAACCGCTTCTGTTACGGACAGTGCAACTCCTTCTACATCCCCAGGCACATCCGGCGGGAGGAGGGCGCCTTCCAGTCCTGTTCGTTTTGTAAACCGAAGCGTTTTACCACCATGACTTTCACATTGAACTGTCCGGACCAGCAGCCGCCCACCAAGAAGAAGCGCATCCAGCGCGTCAAACAGTGCCGCTGCATATCCATAGACCTGGACTAA
- the arhgap11a gene encoding rho GTPase-activating protein 11A isoform X2: MRVMEKNVMRLVAVQHLRSAYGIKTKNWNKNKAASCKSAASNSTKVFGMSLENLPYYNMECGSVPSFLVDACMRLLAHIDTEGLFRKSGSVVRLKALRAKLDAGEECLSTALPCDVAGLVKQFFRELPEPVLPTELQEAFLKAQQLPNEEERTSATMLLSCVLPDRNLCVLRYFFDFLYNVSKRSAENKMDSSNLSVILAPNLLHSGDGTEKMNANTEKRLKLQAAVARCFIENAHSFGVLPKFLQDKVPAMMGCEAGVLSPAHDEQEEPELNSGMKRKSRRSLGDVVNGALNKIKTNRTPTNVPHTDSLVFSSATPVISTPASKRKLPLESGSSFGFSNKKRRSVIKNLGIELLPNILFNGPSTPGSGRSRRQPTTSARKKSRRLSSRHLINRVESGKAGCFSPKISKKEAPHKSLRLRFSLGGKSSKDAASESIGLRLAKQESDTSFRFTKETEFIPSVQPGKTESKSSKFISKSEDNLLTPRCDLNAHRSLWCAETPVGAQALSGGSFTDTPMNLCLKSSYMSEPAIVVSKPPAVSSLPMKLCCASSAESLESESSIPEAQRQTGPTLLKIKKAFSESGSDLQAVIQESCKASGARISKPSNVITAPPPETSTTKSLSVPSEAPSFCMRQSLLANEQNITFGQIEIAALSPLHIDSVILEAAESYSPVIQDEKVSLCAAPAGGNNSFTVGAGEREMEMNCSKLIDALDIQSPAHFRLGVPSGRQSTPYKPGLELRNEFVTLPKTDTVVSVLHDERELSSEIGTKVQKQPTFSPHSQEAERRRVADHIQHFNKLTIYSPTGSKSNRIKSPLKFHRTPVRQTVRRINSLMGESRKPVRNAGTIANQRGQVAKAVSLESGLSPHPKRPAHHGEHEVPCSHTCPLKKPPPVPPRKSSIKSCALGDVTNKVQSKTQVDCSTNEPSGAQKPLQQLAGKDMNYYRGSPRNPLNQGRLLSATKPVDL; the protein is encoded by the exons ATGAGAGTCATGGAGAAAAATGTGATGCGTCTAGTGGCCGTGCAGCACCTCCGCTCAGCGTACGGGATTAAAACAAAGAActggaacaaaaacaaagcgGCCAGCTGCAAGTCAGCAGCCAGCAACTCG ACAAAGGTTTTTGGTATGTCCCTGGAGAATTTGCCATATTACAATATGGAATGTGGGAGTGTTCCAAG TTTTCTCGTTGACGCGTGCATGAGGCTGCTAGCACACATTGACACAGAGGGCCTGTTCAGAAAATCGGGCTCTGTTGTTCGTCTGAAAGCACTCAGG GCAAAATTGGATGCAGGTGAAGAGTGTCTATCTACTGCTCTTCCCTGCGATGTGGCGGGTCTGGTGAAGCAGTTTTTCCGTGAGTTACCGGAGCCCGTGCTTCCCACAGAGCTGCAGGAAGCCTTCCTCAAGGCTCAGCAGCTCCCAAATGAGGAGGAGAGGACCTCTGCCACCATGTTGCTGTCTTGTGTTTTGCCAGATAGGAACTTATGTGTGCTGCGTTATTTTTTTGACTTTCTTTACAATGTATCTAAAAG GAGTGCAGAGAATAAGATGGATAGCAGTAACTTGTCTGTAATCTTGGCACCCAACCTCCTTCACTCCGGTGATGGCACAGAGAAGATGAACGCCAACACTGAGAAACGCCTCAAACTGCAGGCTGCTGTAGCCCGGTGTTTCATAGAGAATGCTCACAGCTTTG GTGTGTTACCAAAGTTTCTTCAAGACAAAGTTCCTGCCATGATGGGCTGCGAGGCAGGGGTTCTGTCTCCTGCTCATGATGAACAAGAAGAGCCAGAGCTGAACTCAGGAATGAAGAGGAAAAGCAGGCGCAGCTTGGGGG ATGTGGTCAATGGTGCACTGAATAAGATAAAAACTAATAGAACACCCACAAATGTCCCCCACACAGACAGTCTTG TCTTTTCTTCTGCAACTCCTGTGATTTCAACACCAGCCTCCAAGCGAAAACTTCCTCTGGAGTCTGGCAGCTCTTTTGGCTTTTCAAACAAGAAACGTAGATCTGTCATAAAGAACCTTGGGATAGAATTGCTTCCTAATATTTTGTTCAACGGGCCCTCCACACCTGGATCAG GGAGGTCTAGAAGGCAACCGACCACATCTGCAAGGAAGAAGAGCCGACGACTCAGCAGCAGACACCTTATCAACAG AGTTGAGTCTGGAAAGGCCGGCTGCTTTTCTCctaaaataagcaaaaaagaAGCTCCACACAAGTCCCTGCGCTTGCGTTTTAGCCTCGGGGGGAAGAGCAGCAAAGACGCT GCTTCTGAGTCCATTGGCTTGCGACTTGCCAAACAGGAGAGCGACACCAGTTTCCGTTTCACCAAAGAGACAGAGTTCATTCCATCAGTTCAGCCTGGAAAAACTGAATCCAAGA GCTCCAAGTTCATTAGTAAGTCTGAAGACAACTTGCTGACGCCCAGATGTGACTTAAATGCCCACCGAAGCTTGTGGTGTGCAGAGACTCCTGTAGGAGCCCAGGCCTTGAGCGGCGGGTCTTTCACGGATACTCCCATGAACCTGTGCCTTAAAAGCAGCTACATGTCTGAGCCCGCCATCGTCGTGTCCAAGCCCCCAGCAGTAAGCAGCCTTCCCATGAAGTTGTGTTGTGCTTCCAGTGCAGAGAGCCTCGAGAGTGAGAGCTCAATCCCTGAAGCCCAGAGACAAACCGGTCCCACCCTGCTGAAAATCAAGAAGGCCTTCTCAGAGTCTGGAAGTGATCTCCAGGCTGTCATACAGGAGTCCTGCAAAGCCTCAGGAGCAAGGATTTCAAAACCATCCAACGTGATCACAGCCCCTCCTCCAGAGACTTCAACAACCAAATCTCTGTCTGTGCCAAGTGAAGCCCCCAGCTTCTGTATGCGGCAGAGCCTTCTGGCTAATGAACAGAACATTACTTTTGGCCAGATTGAAATTGCTGCTTTGTCTCCTTTGCATATTGATAGTGTAATTCTTGAGGCTGCTGAATCGTACAGCCCAGTCATCCAGGATGAGAAagtttctctctgtgctgcgccTGCTGGTGGGAATAACAGCTTCACAGTAGGAGCAGGAGAAAGGGAGATGGAGATGAACTGCAGCAAGTTGATTGATGCTCTGGATATCCAAAGTCCTGCTCACTTCAGACTAGGTGTCCCTTCCGGACGGCAGTCAACTCCATACAAACCAGGTCTTGAACTCCGAAATGAGTTTGTTACACTGCCTAAAACTGACACTGTAGTCAGTGTGTTACATGACGAGAGGGAACTTTCTTCAGAGATTGGTACCAAAGTCCAAAAACAACCAACCTTTTCACCACACAGTCAGGAGGCTGAAAGGCGTCGTGTGGCAGACCACATTCAGCACTTTAACAAGCTCACCATTTATTCTCCCACAGGCTCAAAGAGCAATCGGATCAAGTCACCGCTCAAATTCCACCGCACCCCTGTGCGTCAGACTGTTCGCAGGATCAACTCGCTGATGGGAGAGAGCAGGAAACCTGTTAGAAATGCAGGTACCATCGCCAACCAGCGTGGACAAGTAGCAAAGGCTGTGAGTCTAGAGAGTGGCCTTTCTCCTCACCCAAAACGTCCAGCTCACCATGGAGAACACGAGGTGCCATGCAGCCACACGTGCCCTTTAAAGAAACCCCCTCCAGTGCCTCCAAGAAAGTCAAGCATCAAGTCCTGTGCGCTGGGCGACGTGACCAACAAGGTCCAATCAAAGACCCAAGTGGACTGCTCTACCAATGAGCCATCAGGAGCTCAGAAGCCTCTGCAGCAGCTAGCCGGGAAGGACATGAACTATTACAGAGGTTCACCCAGAAACCCTCTCAACCAAGGAAGGCTGCTGTCTGCTACAAAGCCTGTCGATTTATAG
- the arhgap11a gene encoding rho GTPase-activating protein 11A isoform X3 yields the protein MRVMEKNVMRLVAVQHLRSAYGIKTKNWNKNKAASCKSAASNSTKVFGMSLENLPYYNMECGSVPSFLVDACMRLLAHIDTEGLFRKSGSVVRLKALRAKLDAGEECLSTALPCDVAGLVKQFFRELPEPVLPTELQEAFLKAQQLPNEEERTSATMLLSCVLPDRNLCVLRYFFDFLYNVSKRSAENKMDSSNLSVILAPNLLHSGDGTEKMNANTEKRLKLQAAVARCFIENAHSFGVLPKFLQDKVPAMMGCEAGVLSPAHDEQEEPELNSGMKRKSRRSLGVFSSATPVISTPASKRKLPLESGSSFGFSNKKRRSVIKNLGIELLPNILFNGPSTPGSACSTSGVLDSSQNVLSSAGRSRRQPTTSARKKSRRLSSRHLINRVESGKAGCFSPKISKKEAPHKSLRLRFSLGGKSSKDAASESIGLRLAKQESDTSFRFTKETEFIPSVQPGKTESKSSKFISKSEDNLLTPRCDLNAHRSLWCAETPVGAQALSGGSFTDTPMNLCLKSSYMSEPAIVVSKPPAVSSLPMKLCCASSAESLESESSIPEAQRQTGPTLLKIKKAFSESGSDLQAVIQESCKASGARISKPSNVITAPPPETSTTKSLSVPSEAPSFCMRQSLLANEQNITFGQIEIAALSPLHIDSVILEAAESYSPVIQDEKVSLCAAPAGGNNSFTVGAGEREMEMNCSKLIDALDIQSPAHFRLGVPSGRQSTPYKPGLELRNEFVTLPKTDTVVSVLHDERELSSEIGTKVQKQPTFSPHSQEAERRRVADHIQHFNKLTIYSPTGSKSNRIKSPLKFHRTPVRQTVRRINSLMGESRKPVRNAGTIANQRGQVAKAVSLESGLSPHPKRPAHHGEHEVPCSHTCPLKKPPPVPPRKSSIKSCALGDVTNKVQSKTQVDCSTNEPSGAQKPLQQLAGKDMNYYRGSPRNPLNQGRLLSATKPVDL from the exons ATGAGAGTCATGGAGAAAAATGTGATGCGTCTAGTGGCCGTGCAGCACCTCCGCTCAGCGTACGGGATTAAAACAAAGAActggaacaaaaacaaagcgGCCAGCTGCAAGTCAGCAGCCAGCAACTCG ACAAAGGTTTTTGGTATGTCCCTGGAGAATTTGCCATATTACAATATGGAATGTGGGAGTGTTCCAAG TTTTCTCGTTGACGCGTGCATGAGGCTGCTAGCACACATTGACACAGAGGGCCTGTTCAGAAAATCGGGCTCTGTTGTTCGTCTGAAAGCACTCAGG GCAAAATTGGATGCAGGTGAAGAGTGTCTATCTACTGCTCTTCCCTGCGATGTGGCGGGTCTGGTGAAGCAGTTTTTCCGTGAGTTACCGGAGCCCGTGCTTCCCACAGAGCTGCAGGAAGCCTTCCTCAAGGCTCAGCAGCTCCCAAATGAGGAGGAGAGGACCTCTGCCACCATGTTGCTGTCTTGTGTTTTGCCAGATAGGAACTTATGTGTGCTGCGTTATTTTTTTGACTTTCTTTACAATGTATCTAAAAG GAGTGCAGAGAATAAGATGGATAGCAGTAACTTGTCTGTAATCTTGGCACCCAACCTCCTTCACTCCGGTGATGGCACAGAGAAGATGAACGCCAACACTGAGAAACGCCTCAAACTGCAGGCTGCTGTAGCCCGGTGTTTCATAGAGAATGCTCACAGCTTTG GTGTGTTACCAAAGTTTCTTCAAGACAAAGTTCCTGCCATGATGGGCTGCGAGGCAGGGGTTCTGTCTCCTGCTCATGATGAACAAGAAGAGCCAGAGCTGAACTCAGGAATGAAGAGGAAAAGCAGGCGCAGCTTGGGGG TCTTTTCTTCTGCAACTCCTGTGATTTCAACACCAGCCTCCAAGCGAAAACTTCCTCTGGAGTCTGGCAGCTCTTTTGGCTTTTCAAACAAGAAACGTAGATCTGTCATAAAGAACCTTGGGATAGAATTGCTTCCTAATATTTTGTTCAACGGGCCCTCCACACCTGGATCAG CCTGCAGTACTTCGGGGGTGCTGGATTCTTCCCAAAATGTCCTGTCATCAGCAGGGAGGTCTAGAAGGCAACCGACCACATCTGCAAGGAAGAAGAGCCGACGACTCAGCAGCAGACACCTTATCAACAG AGTTGAGTCTGGAAAGGCCGGCTGCTTTTCTCctaaaataagcaaaaaagaAGCTCCACACAAGTCCCTGCGCTTGCGTTTTAGCCTCGGGGGGAAGAGCAGCAAAGACGCT GCTTCTGAGTCCATTGGCTTGCGACTTGCCAAACAGGAGAGCGACACCAGTTTCCGTTTCACCAAAGAGACAGAGTTCATTCCATCAGTTCAGCCTGGAAAAACTGAATCCAAGA GCTCCAAGTTCATTAGTAAGTCTGAAGACAACTTGCTGACGCCCAGATGTGACTTAAATGCCCACCGAAGCTTGTGGTGTGCAGAGACTCCTGTAGGAGCCCAGGCCTTGAGCGGCGGGTCTTTCACGGATACTCCCATGAACCTGTGCCTTAAAAGCAGCTACATGTCTGAGCCCGCCATCGTCGTGTCCAAGCCCCCAGCAGTAAGCAGCCTTCCCATGAAGTTGTGTTGTGCTTCCAGTGCAGAGAGCCTCGAGAGTGAGAGCTCAATCCCTGAAGCCCAGAGACAAACCGGTCCCACCCTGCTGAAAATCAAGAAGGCCTTCTCAGAGTCTGGAAGTGATCTCCAGGCTGTCATACAGGAGTCCTGCAAAGCCTCAGGAGCAAGGATTTCAAAACCATCCAACGTGATCACAGCCCCTCCTCCAGAGACTTCAACAACCAAATCTCTGTCTGTGCCAAGTGAAGCCCCCAGCTTCTGTATGCGGCAGAGCCTTCTGGCTAATGAACAGAACATTACTTTTGGCCAGATTGAAATTGCTGCTTTGTCTCCTTTGCATATTGATAGTGTAATTCTTGAGGCTGCTGAATCGTACAGCCCAGTCATCCAGGATGAGAAagtttctctctgtgctgcgccTGCTGGTGGGAATAACAGCTTCACAGTAGGAGCAGGAGAAAGGGAGATGGAGATGAACTGCAGCAAGTTGATTGATGCTCTGGATATCCAAAGTCCTGCTCACTTCAGACTAGGTGTCCCTTCCGGACGGCAGTCAACTCCATACAAACCAGGTCTTGAACTCCGAAATGAGTTTGTTACACTGCCTAAAACTGACACTGTAGTCAGTGTGTTACATGACGAGAGGGAACTTTCTTCAGAGATTGGTACCAAAGTCCAAAAACAACCAACCTTTTCACCACACAGTCAGGAGGCTGAAAGGCGTCGTGTGGCAGACCACATTCAGCACTTTAACAAGCTCACCATTTATTCTCCCACAGGCTCAAAGAGCAATCGGATCAAGTCACCGCTCAAATTCCACCGCACCCCTGTGCGTCAGACTGTTCGCAGGATCAACTCGCTGATGGGAGAGAGCAGGAAACCTGTTAGAAATGCAGGTACCATCGCCAACCAGCGTGGACAAGTAGCAAAGGCTGTGAGTCTAGAGAGTGGCCTTTCTCCTCACCCAAAACGTCCAGCTCACCATGGAGAACACGAGGTGCCATGCAGCCACACGTGCCCTTTAAAGAAACCCCCTCCAGTGCCTCCAAGAAAGTCAAGCATCAAGTCCTGTGCGCTGGGCGACGTGACCAACAAGGTCCAATCAAAGACCCAAGTGGACTGCTCTACCAATGAGCCATCAGGAGCTCAGAAGCCTCTGCAGCAGCTAGCCGGGAAGGACATGAACTATTACAGAGGTTCACCCAGAAACCCTCTCAACCAAGGAAGGCTGCTGTCTGCTACAAAGCCTGTCGATTTATAG